GCGTCTGGCCCTGGCCGAACTGACAGAGATGATCGCCCGCCTGTTAACAGCAAACGGCAGTTGGATCGACCGTTTTTTCGAATCTGTGCTGTATACGCTGGGCCTCTCCCTGGTTGCGCTGGGATTCCTGCTGCCGTTTATCCTCTCCTTCGCCTGGGTGGTGTTGAAACTGACGAGCTTGAAAAAAATGCTGCAGCAATTCCGCAGCCGTACCGGAGGAGTGCTGGTGGCGTTGCTGCTGCTGGTGACGACTTGGCACACCTGTCGCCTGCCCTCGCACGACGCTGATTGGCGGCCCTCTGTTCGACTGAACGCAACCAATGACCTGCGCACACACAAAAACAGCGTAATCCTGAACGGCAATGAGTATTTTGAGGACATCCGCATCCGGGCCGGCAGTCAGACCTGGCGCTTTGACGGCCGCACACACAAAGAAACCGTCACCATGCCGTTCACTGCGGACTGGATGACCATCACGGGAGAGCAGACGGCCAGGAGCGGAAAGATGGACACAGTGCAGATCGATTGGCTGCTGCACAGCGCCAAGCCCTGGCATACTGTCAAGCTCCTCATTCGGCCGGACACCCTGACCCTGGAGGACGTGGAGAGCCCGGTCAAATTTGTCCACCATAAAAACAAACTGACGTTTGAATGGGGGGCGCAGCCGCCCGAGTCATTGTGGGTGCAAGCATCGTGGCTTCTGCATCCCGGAGCCCGGTTGATCCGTTCGCTGACCGCGGTGTATGCCATGCCCCCGACAGCGCTGACCGTTACTTCGACGGTGGCGGCGGTCAGTTATCGCACCACCCTAACACAAACAGACACTCTGGAGATTAAGGATGGCAGAATCAGAACCCCTTCGCATTCCGATTGACGGCGCTCTGGATCTGCACACTTTTTTGCCGCAGGAGGTCAAGGATCTGTTGCCTGACTATCTCGAGGCCTGCCGGGAGAAGGGCTTATTGGAGGTGCGCGTCATTCACGGCAAGGGGACCGGAGCGTTGCGGGCTGCCGTCCATGCGATTCTGCAGCGGTTGCCCTACGTCCTTCACTATCGGTTGGCCGGCGAAGAACGCGGCGGCTGGGGCGCTACCATTGTATGGCTCACAGGTCCTGCAGCGGCCGGCGCTGACGGGGACGGTTCAGGATCAGCGCACCCGCTTTAAGAAAGCATCAACCCTTCATGCGAACGAACGTCCAACATTTCCCCATTGAAAAAATTGTGCCGGATCTGATCGCCGGCCTGGCCAGTTCGCGGCGAGTGGTGTTGAGTGCACCGCCGGGCGCCGGCAAAACCGTGCATCTTCCTCTGGTCTTATTGCAGGCCGGTCAGACGAACGGGAAAAAAATCTTGATGCTGGAGCCGCGGCGATGGGCGGCGCGCCGTGCCGCGGAGTTCATGGCGCAGCAGCTGCACGAGCCGGTGGGCCGCACGGTGGGCTACCGCATCCGCGGTCAGAGCGTGATCCGTTCCACCAGCCGCATCGAGATCCTCACCGAAGGCATCCTCACCCGCATGCTGCATGCTGATCCCGAATTGCCCGACGTCGGACTGCTGATCTTTGATGAATTTCACGAGCGCAGCATCCACGCGGATCTCGGTCTGGCTCTTGCGCTGGATGTACAGCAGCATCTTCGCCCGGACCTGGCTATCCTGGTTATGTCCGCCACGTTGGATGGATGCGCGGTGGCCCGCCTGCTCAACACCGCGACGGTGGTGCAAATGAATGAACAGTCATTCCCTGTCGAAACCCACTACGCCCGGACAGCCGACCGTCAGCCGTTGGAGCTCCGCATCGCCGACGCCGTGCTTCGAGCGCTGGCAGCGGAAACCGGGGACCTCCTGGTCTTCCTTCCCGGCATGCGCGAGATGCGTCGCGCGGAAGAGGCTCTCTACGGTCGCATGCCGAAAACCGTACAGGTTCATCTGTTGCATGGAGACCTCCCCCTCGCCCGACAAGAAGCGGCGCTGGCGCCGACAGAGCAACGCAAGGTCATCCTTGCCACCAGCATCGCGGAGACCAGCCTGACCATCGAGGGCGTGCGCGTGGTGATCGACAGCGGATGGACGCGCAGGCTGCGCTTTGATCCGCGCAGAGGCATGTCCGGTCTGGTCACGCTGCCGGTGTCCCGAGCTGCAGCGAATCAACGCCGCGGCCGCGCCGGCCGTCAGGGCCCGGGCGTCTGTTACCGGCTGTGGACGGAGAGCGAACAGCAGCAGCTGCCCGAATACCCGATCGCAGAGATCCAGATTTCCGATCTTGCCAACCTGGCGTTGGATCTGGCGCTCTGGGGCGATCCTTTGGGGCAA
This bacterium DNA region includes the following protein-coding sequences:
- a CDS encoding Smr/MutS family protein — its product is MAESEPLRIPIDGALDLHTFLPQEVKDLLPDYLEACREKGLLEVRVIHGKGTGALRAAVHAILQRLPYVLHYRLAGEERGGWGATIVWLTGPAAAGADGDGSGSAHPL